TCCTCACCCTGGTCGTCGTCCCGGTCGTCTACTCGTTCCTGGATGCGGCCTGGGAGCGGATCTTCGGCAAGCGCAAGGTCCTCCACAGCATCGACGAGGGGCTCGCCGCGAAGAGGCCAGCTTGAGCATGGTCGCGATCGGCTCCCGATTGCACATTTCGACGGCGACGCGTGGATCGAAAACACGTTCCCGCACGCGGCTTCAGCGGACGTGAGCGAGGAACTCCTCCACCGTGATCCCCGCGTGCCGGACGAGCGCGCGCAGGGTGCCGATGGAAAGCTCGCGGTGCAGGGGCACGGACAGATTCACGCGCACGCCGGATTTCACGAGAACGACGTGGCTACCCACCTGGCCGACCACTGTCCAGCCGAGCCTACGGAAAGCCTTGACGGCGTCGGCGCCGCTTAAGTTACCGAGTCTGCCCATCAGACCGCGACGACGATGGACGACGCGCCGCGCCGCTTCTTGATCGTGCCGGCGGCCTTCTGGTCCTCCGCCCACAACCACGCGGTGATCGCCTCTTTGATGTTCTCCAGAGCTTCCTTCTGGTCCTTGCCCTGGGAAACGCACCCCGGCAGCGCCGGGCACTCGACGACGAACCACCCGTCCTCGGCCTTCTCGACAACGACATGAAATATCATGGACGCACCTCTCGAATCCTCTCCGGGACTCTATCACATGCTGATACGAAGCCCACTGCTCAGTGCAGCGTGACAGTGGACGAGGTGCTCTCGTAGCCCGCCGCTCCGCAGCCGCTCGTGACGTAGGACATGGTCTCGTAGCGCAGCGTGTAGGTCGGGCCCGTGATCGCGGCGAAGGCGAAGCT
Above is a genomic segment from Pseudomonadota bacterium containing:
- a CDS encoding type II toxin-antitoxin system HicA family toxin codes for the protein MGRLGNLSGADAVKAFRRLGWTVVGQVGSHVVLVKSGVRVNLSVPLHRELSIGTLRALVRHAGITVEEFLAHVR
- a CDS encoding type II toxin-antitoxin system HicB family antitoxin, translated to MIFHVVVEKAEDGWFVVECPALPGCVSQGKDQKEALENIKEAITAWLWAEDQKAAGTIKKRRGASSIVVAV